Sequence from the Rhodococcus jostii RHA1 genome:
TGCCGACGACCTCGCTCCGTGGTCGAAGATCCTGCTGCTCACCACCCACGGTCACCCCGACCATGTCGGGAACAACGACATCATCACAGACCTCGGCGACGGGCTCGACCCCTCGAACGTGCACCATTTCGTCAGCGCGCACGACGCGAGCCAGTACCACGATCACGGGCTCCCCTACTGGACAACGAGCCTTGAACGCGTGTCCGGCCTGGTACCAGGTTTCGAGGATCCGGCTGCGGCAGCTCGCCGTCTCCTCGCCATGTACCGGCCCTACGTTCCCATCACCAACATCACCCGAACCTACGAGGAACTCCCGCTCGAGCACCTCGTCATCGGCTCTCAACACATGTCGGGTTGGTCGTTCGACGACGGTGCCGTTCAGGTCATCCGCACCCACGGCCACTGCGCCGGCCAGGTCGTCGTCCACCTTCCCGAAGCGCGGTTGCTGCACCTGTCCGACGAACCGAACGGCCCGTGCGGCGCGATGCACGACGCCAACCAGATGAATATCTTCGCCGCGCTCGCCCAGGCACTGACGCTGGTCGAGACCGATGCTGTCGACATCGTCACCGAAGGCCATGCGTTCGAGGTGTTCGATCGCCCGACCGCAGCCGAGCGTCTGTCGACGCTGCTCGATCAGGCCTCGGCGCTCGACGGCGCCGCACAGGCACTGCTCAGCGGTGGCATCGACGACCTTCCGGCGTTCGTCGCCGCCTTCATTGCACGCTCCCAGGCGCTCGGCGTCTCGGGTGCGAACCCGAACCCCATGTTCAACACCATGATGACGGTCGCCAAGCTGCGCGAGCTGAGCCTCGTCGCGAAAGGCGAAGGTCCGCAACAGACATGGAGCCGACCCGTGCTCGACGACTCGATGGGCGCACCATCGTCACCGGTTGAATGACCCCTCGACCGATGTAGTTGCCGTGCCCCTTCCCATCCCACTTGCCTCGACGAATTTGCACGAGTCGAATACACAGGCTCACCAGTAACTGTTCGGAATTGCATCAGATAGCCGATTCGAGGTAACGGACTCTTCGTTTGGTGAAACTTCGGTAAGCGTGCAAGGGCCGTCGTTGGGTCTACCTGAGACGACAGATCTACCTTCGACGGTCGATCTGCATGCCGGTAAGGGGTGACGCGGCAGATGCGGGATCCGCACAGAACCGCAACCTTCGCTTCGATGGGCCAGTGGCGTACGACGGGGTTCCGTATTCGACCCGGACGATCCGCATTCCCTTCAGGTGTGACTGAGCGATCCCGGTCTACAGGTGGTCACCGAATTCGGAGCGCGGACCGTCCTACTCGCGATGTAAACAGGGCGACGCGCACAGGTCATCGAGTTGACGAAGGTTCGGACACTCCGTGACGTTGTCGCCCATGCACTGGTGTTCGCCTGTATGACCGTGAAGAACCGCGAAAGCACGTAGGGCGGACGACCAACGATCTGCGACGACATCCAGTAGAGGAACCTGGTCCGCCCGATCGGAGACCGACCGACGGAAAAGAGGTCGCCGGACGCGAGATCCAATTAGATTTGATGCAGACCGTGTGGGGTGCGATGTCAATCGCAGGGATGGCCAGATCATTCTTCCTCAACCTGACTGAAGAAAATTGCTCGCCCTCCGGGAGAAAGCACGGTGACCGGCGTGGGAAATGTTGCTGCTTTCGACGTCTTACTCACGTCGTGACGGACGGTGCGATGCCGTGGGGGCTGGCGAAGGCGTCGCGTTGGGCTCGGCGCCGCTGCCGAGCTGACTCGAATCGCTGTGTGTCGAGGTCGGTGTGTAGAGGGCGGGGTGCAATGGTCACGGGTTTGCCGTCGGAGTCGACGGCGACCATGGTGAAGTATGAGCTGTTGGTGTGGCGGCTGGTTCCTTCCTGGATGTTCTCGGTGTCGACCCGGATACCGATTTCCATCGAGGTGCGTCCGGTGTAGTTCACCGATGCGGAGAAGGTGACCAGTTCTCCGACATGGATGGTGTCGCGGAAGTGGACGCGGTCGACGGACAGGGTGACGACGTAGGTGCCGGCGTAGCGACTCGCGCAGCTGTAGGCGACCTGGTCGAGCAGTTTGAGCAGGCTGCCGCCGTGGACGTTGCCGGAGAAGTTGGCCATGTCCGGGGTCATCAGCACGGTCATCGACAGTGACGTCGGGCGGGTGATGGGGTCGTTCGCTGGCATGCGTTCTCCGTGGGTGTGGTGGTGGCAGGAGGGCGGTCCGTGGCCGAGCGCGGTGTTGTAGCGATACTGCGTTGTAGCGCTACAACACCGCGTGCCCTGGCTTCTTGGCTCCGTCCGCAGTGCACCGTTGCGGGCGTGGTGCGACACGGGTGAAAGTACCCGCAGCGCACTTTTCGTGCGGCTATTTCAGAGGGTCAGCTCCGCCCCCAGAGCTGCGATTGCCCGGCCGGCGAACGTTTTTGGGGAATGCTCCAGGGGTTGGCGTCCTGCAGTGGCTCGGGGAGCCAGGAGTCGAAGTAGTTCTGGAAGGCGACGGGCCGGAGGAATCGCTCGACGGCTGCGGTTCCGACCGCGGTGTGCAATGGTGATGTCGTCGAGGGGAAGGGTCCGCCGTGGTGCTGTGCGGGTGTGACCGATACTCCGGTCGGCCACTCGTTGAGGAGGATTCGCCCGGTTCGTGTTTCGGCCAGGCGGAGGAGGTCGGCGAGTGTGTCCGCGTCGGCTTCTTCTGCGTGCAGGGTGATGGTGAGCGAGCCGTGCAGGCGACTGGCGGCGTCGGTGAGCTGCTTGACGTCGGTGTACTCGACGATTATCGAGAACGGGCCGAAGGCCTCGGTGAGTACGTTGTCCGCGTGCTCGACGAAGGTGGGGTAGTCGATGGACAGGAGTGCAGGCTGATGGCAGCCGTCGACCGTTGTCGGTTCGACGAGCATCCGTCCGCCGATCTGGTCGCCGATCTCCTGGAGCCGGTCGGCAAAGCCGGAGGTGATGGAGTCGGTAAGTAGTGCGCCGGTGCGTTTTCCGCCGATCCGCTCGGTGAGGATATCCTCCAGGCCGTGGTCTGCGGGCAGGAATACGATGCCCGGCTTGGTGCAGAACTGGCCGTTGCCGAGGGTGAAGGAGTCCACGAAGCCCTCGGCGATCGCGTGTCCACGCTCGTCGATTGCGGCCTGGCTGACGAACACCGGGTTGATGCTTCCCAGTTCTCCGTAGAACGGGATGGGTCGCGGTCGGTCGGCCGCGATGCCGGCCAGGAACAATCCTCCGCGCACCGATCCGGTGAAGGTTGCCGCGTCGACGCGTTCGTCGCGGAGCGCGTCGATGCCGGCGTCACGGCCCTCGATGACGTGGAAGGCTCCGGCCGGGGCTCCGGCGGCGTCGAGTGCTGCGGAGACGAGTCTTCCGGTGAGCTCACTGAGTTTCGGGTGCCCTTCGTGGGCTTTCACGACCACCGGGCACCCGGCGGCCAGCGCCGACGCGGTATCGCCTCCCGCAACCGAGAAGGCGAATGGGAAGTTGCTCGCGGCGAAGTTGAGGACGACGCCGATCGGGATCCGCATGCGGCGGAGGTTCGGCCTGGGTCCGGAACCGAAGTCCGGATCGGGGTCGTCGATGCGGGCGTCGAGGAACTCGCCGGTCTGTGCTTGTTCGGCGAACAGGCGCAATTGCATCGTGGTCCGGGCGAGCTCTCCCCGCAGGCGGGGCTCCGGGAGGTGCGTTTCTTCCATCGCGACCGGTACCAGCTCGTCGGCTGCGGCGTCGAGACGGTCCGCGATTTCTACCAGTTGCGCGTACCGCTGCTGTGGGGTCTGACGGGCAAACTCGGCCGTGGCGGCTGCCGCCTGTCCCAGCACGTTGTCCAGGTCCATGTCTGTATCGGTTCCTCTCATTTGCGCCACTCCGGGATCCTGGCGGCATTCCGGTGCGGCAGTTCGATGAGTTTCGCCGCCCCGTCCGGGGAAGCGATGAGGATTTCGTGGGCGATTCCGGTGAACAGCCCGTTCTCCACGACGCCGGCGATCCAGTTGAGGTTCGTGTCGAGCAGGGCTTTGTCGGTGATCGCGACCATGTGGGCGTCGAGGATGAAGTTGCCGCTGTCGGTGACGACAGGCTGCCCGTTCCGGTGTCGCTGAATGATCTTGACATCGGTGTAACCGAGGTCGGTCAGCAGCGCGGAGATCGATCGCCGAGTCGCCTTCCACCCGAACGGGATGACCTCGATCGGAAGTGGGAAGGAGCCGAGTTGCTCGACCAGTTTGGTGTCGTCTGCGATGCACACCATCTTCGACGAGGCCTCGGCGACCATGCGCTCCCACAGCAGGCAGGCGCCGCCACCCTTGATCATGTCGCCGTCGTGGTCGACCTCGTCGGGTCCGTCCAGCGTCACATCGAGTGGGCGGTCGAGGTCGTTGAGATCGACGAGGGTGATACCGACCGACAGGGCCAGGTCGCGGGTTGCGGTGGAGGTGGGGACACCGACGACGTCGAGGCCGTCGGCGACCTTCTCGCCGAGGGCGCGCACGAACCACGCGGACGTCGTTCCGGAGCCGAGTCCGAGTTGGGCGCCGTCGTGCGCGTAGCGCTCCACCGCGGCCCGGCCGACGGCGTATTTCGCCGCGTCCTGGGGGGTTTCGGTCGTGTACATGTGGAGGAGTTCCTTTCGGGTGGGTCAGATGAGGGCGAGCAGGTCGTCGAACGAGTCGAGCCGGAAGTCGGCCTCGATATCGGGGTGTCCCCAGCTCACATGGGCATAGCGGATGCCTGCGGCCGCCGCGGTGTCGCGGTCGATGTCGGTGTCACCGACGTAGAGCACTGTCGAGGGGGCGCCGAGGGCGGCGATGGTGTCGGTGAGATGCCGGGGATCGGGCTTGGGCCCGTCGGTGGCGTCGGAACCTATGACCGCCCCGATGATCTTCCCGAGCCCCAGTGCATCGAGGACCGCGTGGGCGATCGGTGTCCGCTTGTTTGTGCATATTCCGAGCTGGATGCCCCGGGCGTCCAGCTCGGAGAGCACTGCGGCGGCGGTGTCGATCAGGCGGGTCTTTCTCGCCGGGTTCGCGCGGTAGCGCTCGGAGTAGGTCGCCAGGACGTCGTCGACGATCGGTGCGGTGACGGGCAGTCCGGCGACCCGCAGGCACTGTTCGACGAGTGCGCGGGGGCCGCCGCCGAGTGCGTCGGCGACCTGCCGGACGGTGACCCGGTGATCACCGTGAGAGGACAGTGCCTCGTTCATGGCCGCGGCGATGTCCTCGCTGCTGTCGACCAGGGTGCCGTCGAGATCGAAGACGACTGCCGTGAATTTCGTCTGCGTGGTGCTCATGTCTTCCTTGCGATGTCGATGTCGGAGAACACGTCGGTGAAGTGCCCGAACAGGTTTCGGTAACCCTCGAAGATCCGGGTGTAGCGGGTGGCTTCGGTGGGACCGGGGAGATGTCGCGAGGACACCTCCAGGTGCCCGTAGGCGTCGTCGAAGGATTCCCAGGTGCCTGCCCCGACCCCGGCGACGATCGCGGCACCGTACGCGCCGCCTTCGCTGCTGCCGGTCATGGTAACGACCTCGGTGTCGAACACGTCGGCCATCGTCTGCAGCCAGAAGCCGTCGCGGGTGGCGCCGCCGGAGGCGATGATCCGGTCGCACGGTATCCCCAGCTCGGTGAATGATTCGAGGATCTGACGCATGTTGAGCAGCGCGCCCTCGATCACGGCACGCACGAGATGCCCGAGCCCGTGCATGCG
This genomic interval carries:
- a CDS encoding MBL fold metallo-hydrolase; the protein is MAAHQPDVGNVIVHRAGDLLVLVDSGVTTVVRDAIRSAADDLAPWSKILLLTTHGHPDHVGNNDIITDLGDGLDPSNVHHFVSAHDASQYHDHGLPYWTTSLERVSGLVPGFEDPAAAARRLLAMYRPYVPITNITRTYEELPLEHLVIGSQHMSGWSFDDGAVQVIRTHGHCAGQVVVHLPEARLLHLSDEPNGPCGAMHDANQMNIFAALAQALTLVETDAVDIVTEGHAFEVFDRPTAAERLSTLLDQASALDGAAQALLSGGIDDLPAFVAAFIARSQALGVSGANPNPMFNTMMTVAKLRELSLVAKGEGPQQTWSRPVLDDSMGAPSSPVE
- a CDS encoding acyl-CoA thioesterase, which codes for MPANDPITRPTSLSMTVLMTPDMANFSGNVHGGSLLKLLDQVAYSCASRYAGTYVVTLSVDRVHFRDTIHVGELVTFSASVNYTGRTSMEIGIRVDTENIQEGTSRHTNSSYFTMVAVDSDGKPVTIAPRPLHTDLDTQRFESARQRRRAQRDAFASPHGIAPSVTT
- a CDS encoding aldehyde dehydrogenase (NADP(+)), whose translation is MDLDNVLGQAAAATAEFARQTPQQRYAQLVEIADRLDAAADELVPVAMEETHLPEPRLRGELARTTMQLRLFAEQAQTGEFLDARIDDPDPDFGSGPRPNLRRMRIPIGVVLNFAASNFPFAFSVAGGDTASALAAGCPVVVKAHEGHPKLSELTGRLVSAALDAAGAPAGAFHVIEGRDAGIDALRDERVDAATFTGSVRGGLFLAGIAADRPRPIPFYGELGSINPVFVSQAAIDERGHAIAEGFVDSFTLGNGQFCTKPGIVFLPADHGLEDILTERIGGKRTGALLTDSITSGFADRLQEIGDQIGGRMLVEPTTVDGCHQPALLSIDYPTFVEHADNVLTEAFGPFSIIVEYTDVKQLTDAASRLHGSLTITLHAEEADADTLADLLRLAETRTGRILLNEWPTGVSVTPAQHHGGPFPSTTSPLHTAVGTAAVERFLRPVAFQNYFDSWLPEPLQDANPWSIPQKRSPAGQSQLWGRS
- the rpiA gene encoding ribose-5-phosphate isomerase RpiA encodes the protein MYTTETPQDAAKYAVGRAAVERYAHDGAQLGLGSGTTSAWFVRALGEKVADGLDVVGVPTSTATRDLALSVGITLVDLNDLDRPLDVTLDGPDEVDHDGDMIKGGGACLLWERMVAEASSKMVCIADDTKLVEQLGSFPLPIEVIPFGWKATRRSISALLTDLGYTDVKIIQRHRNGQPVVTDSGNFILDAHMVAITDKALLDTNLNWIAGVVENGLFTGIAHEILIASPDGAAKLIELPHRNAARIPEWRK
- a CDS encoding HAD family hydrolase; the encoded protein is MSTTQTKFTAVVFDLDGTLVDSSEDIAAAMNEALSSHGDHRVTVRQVADALGGGPRALVEQCLRVAGLPVTAPIVDDVLATYSERYRANPARKTRLIDTAAAVLSELDARGIQLGICTNKRTPIAHAVLDALGLGKIIGAVIGSDATDGPKPDPRHLTDTIAALGAPSTVLYVGDTDIDRDTAAAAGIRYAHVSWGHPDIEADFRLDSFDDLLALI